A part of Thioalkalivibrio sp. ALJ12 genomic DNA contains:
- a CDS encoding zinc ABC transporter substrate-binding protein ZnuA, with amino-acid sequence MHSRPRHPFGISLTVSLLAILGLLLPGMAAADKPRIVATILPIHSIVAALGEDAFDVELLVPATASPHGYSMRPSEARRLQNADMVVWVGPDLETFLERPLRRAGDREIISLMDDLHLDLKPTREGGVWEHHHDHGDDDHGHGDHDHDHNGHGHSHDDGHSDDNHSHNGHGHNGHDHNHDHGHHDEAHGHDHDHHHGDYDAHIWLSPAVVRAITEQLADKLMQWDPERAEIVEANRDALLERINDLDGRLAEQLEPVRDQAFIVFHDAYQYFEQHYGLNAAGSISIDPSRSPGPRRISELRERVADGDVVCLFTEPQFRPALAETVAEGTDTRLGVLDPVGAELEPGPDAWFELMQNMADGFAGCLGKE; translated from the coding sequence ATGCACTCGCGCCCGCGCCACCCCTTCGGGATTTCGCTGACGGTCAGCCTGCTGGCCATCCTGGGCCTCCTGCTCCCGGGCATGGCCGCCGCCGACAAGCCGCGCATCGTCGCGACCATTCTACCGATTCACAGCATCGTCGCCGCCCTGGGCGAGGACGCCTTCGACGTGGAACTGCTGGTCCCCGCCACGGCTTCGCCGCACGGATATTCCATGCGGCCATCCGAGGCGCGCCGTCTGCAGAACGCGGACATGGTGGTCTGGGTCGGCCCGGATCTCGAGACCTTTCTGGAGCGCCCGCTCCGCCGTGCCGGCGACCGCGAGATTATCAGCCTGATGGACGACCTCCACCTGGACCTGAAGCCCACGCGCGAAGGGGGCGTCTGGGAGCATCACCACGACCACGGGGACGATGATCACGGCCACGGCGACCATGACCACGATCACAACGGCCATGGCCACAGCCACGACGACGGGCACTCCGACGACAATCACAGCCACAACGGCCATGGCCACAACGGCCATGACCACAACCATGATCACGGCCACCACGACGAGGCCCATGGACACGACCATGATCACCATCACGGCGACTACGATGCCCACATCTGGCTCTCGCCAGCGGTGGTGCGCGCGATCACCGAACAGCTCGCCGACAAGCTGATGCAATGGGACCCGGAACGCGCCGAAATCGTGGAGGCCAACCGTGACGCCCTGCTCGAACGGATCAACGATCTGGACGGACGCCTGGCGGAACAGCTCGAGCCGGTACGGGACCAGGCCTTTATCGTGTTCCACGACGCCTACCAGTACTTCGAGCAGCACTACGGCCTGAACGCCGCCGGCTCGATCAGCATCGATCCCTCGCGCAGCCCGGGGCCGCGGCGCATCAGCGAATTGCGCGAGCGTGTCGCCGACGGCGACGTGGTCTGCCTGTTCACCGAGCCGCAATTCCGTCCGGCCCTGGCCGAGACCGTGGCCGAGGGAACCGATACACGGCTCGGCGTGCTGGATCCGGTCGGTGCCGAGCTGGAGCCCGGGCCGGATGCCTGGTTCGAGTTGATGCAGAACATGGCGGACGGCTTTGCCGGCTGCCTGGGTAAGGAATAG